Proteins from one Phycisphaeraceae bacterium genomic window:
- a CDS encoding universal stress protein, which translates to MDLAPLTTVAVATDFSEPASVAVAWGHRLAALHGARLILVHALGGSADHHLTPDEAERGLEGIAASIRQEGLRVEIVTRPGQPAEVLRTVAEEAGAEILVIGSHGHGVLKRLLLGSVADELLRTAKSPLLVVHPRDGQRTIQFRTALVGIDFNDPAQRAAELTLRTLERREESRLLLLAATQLPMTFVGPDAPAMPLIEVTEVNDAAREGIARLTHKLGGHGLSVEGLVCPGAPAEAIVDTAEDRRVDFVAVGSEPRSGASRMLLGSIARDVVHHALCPVLVVR; encoded by the coding sequence ATGGACCTCGCACCGCTGACGACGGTGGCCGTCGCCACCGACTTCTCCGAGCCCGCCTCGGTGGCGGTGGCGTGGGGGCATCGATTGGCCGCCCTTCATGGAGCTCGCTTGATCCTCGTGCACGCGCTGGGCGGCTCCGCCGATCATCATCTGACACCCGACGAGGCGGAGCGCGGTCTCGAAGGCATTGCGGCATCGATCCGGCAGGAGGGACTTCGCGTCGAGATCGTGACGCGCCCTGGTCAACCGGCCGAGGTGCTGCGCACGGTCGCCGAAGAGGCGGGCGCGGAGATTCTCGTCATTGGAAGTCACGGGCACGGCGTGCTGAAGCGCCTGCTGCTCGGCTCCGTCGCCGATGAGCTTCTGCGCACGGCCAAGTCTCCGCTGCTCGTCGTCCATCCGCGTGACGGTCAGCGCACCATTCAGTTCCGCACCGCCCTTGTCGGAATTGACTTCAACGACCCGGCCCAGCGCGCTGCGGAACTCACTCTGCGAACGCTCGAGCGGCGTGAGGAGAGTCGACTGCTTCTGCTCGCCGCCACGCAATTGCCGATGACCTTCGTCGGCCCCGACGCGCCAGCCATGCCGTTGATCGAGGTCACCGAGGTCAACGACGCCGCGCGTGAAGGCATCGCGCGCCTGACGCACAAGCTGGGCGGACACGGCCTGAGCGTCGAAGGCCTCGTCTGCCCCGGCGCTCCCGCGGAGGCGATCGTCGACACCGCCGAGGATCGTCGCGTCGACTTCGTCGCCGTCGGAAGTGAGCCCCGCAGCGGCGCCTCGCGCATGCTTCTGGGGAGCATCGCCCGCGATGTCGTTCATCACGCGCTATGCCCGGTGCTCGTCGTGCGCTGA
- a CDS encoding KUP/HAK/KT family potassium transporter, with amino-acid sequence MSIAALGVVFGDIGTSPLYAIKECIEIHLHGQEVRAVEEEFIRGILSLVFWSIVTVVNIKYLTVVMRATNRGEGGLFALLALIPRSLSKRGSKSVVFLGTLAAFGAGLLFGDGIITPSISVLSAVEGLVKVNPDLEPAVVPVTLGILLGLFSVQQFGTGRIGRVFGPVMIVWFTTLIVLGLGGIWENPGIWSSVNPWYALYLVRTAPWETFVILGSVFLVVTGAEALYADVGHFGLKSVRMAWYCLAGPALIINYFGQGAHLLAASQASPEALDAAILNPFYDMAPVALRLPLVVLATTAAIIASQAMISGVFSVARQAVRLGYLPRIQILHMSSEQEGQVYIPSINSLMAVGCVVTVLLFQSSTSLAGAYGIAVSADMCITTIMFMVVARRLWRWRRRYIAIIGSIFLAADLLFLGANLLKIPYGGWFALAIGLSGAIVMLTWMQGSSLVARKLLDDTRNIHVFLATLWSQVVPRVPGTAVFLAGNRNTPYSLVAFVEHSHVLHQQVILLSVVTTNLPVVPEHRKVHVEWLPDGFWRVTVQLGFMESPDVPKLLERLRAHGIQWDPETTTYFARRLVVLPTGDTRMARWRKRLFASLSRGATDSIRFFNLPPQRVVEFGTQVEI; translated from the coding sequence ATGTCGATCGCGGCGCTTGGCGTCGTCTTTGGCGACATCGGGACGAGCCCGCTCTACGCCATCAAGGAGTGCATCGAGATTCACCTCCACGGTCAGGAGGTGAGGGCGGTCGAGGAGGAGTTCATCCGCGGCATCCTGTCGTTGGTGTTCTGGTCGATCGTCACAGTCGTCAACATCAAGTACCTGACGGTCGTCATGCGGGCGACGAATCGAGGCGAAGGCGGCCTCTTCGCGCTGCTTGCCCTGATTCCGCGCAGCCTGAGCAAGCGCGGCTCGAAGTCCGTTGTGTTCCTTGGCACGCTCGCGGCCTTCGGCGCAGGCCTGCTCTTCGGTGACGGGATCATCACGCCGAGTATCTCGGTGCTCTCGGCCGTCGAGGGACTGGTCAAGGTCAACCCCGATCTCGAACCGGCGGTTGTGCCCGTCACGCTCGGCATTTTGCTGGGTCTCTTCTCGGTCCAGCAGTTCGGGACCGGTCGCATCGGTCGTGTCTTCGGTCCGGTGATGATCGTCTGGTTCACGACGCTGATCGTGCTGGGGCTTGGGGGAATCTGGGAGAACCCCGGCATCTGGTCGAGCGTCAATCCCTGGTACGCGCTCTATCTCGTGCGCACGGCGCCCTGGGAGACTTTCGTGATCCTTGGAAGCGTCTTCCTGGTGGTCACGGGCGCCGAGGCGCTCTACGCCGATGTGGGACACTTCGGGCTGAAGTCAGTCCGCATGGCGTGGTACTGCCTCGCGGGACCGGCGCTCATCATCAACTACTTCGGGCAGGGAGCGCATCTGCTCGCAGCGTCGCAGGCGTCGCCCGAGGCGCTTGATGCGGCCATTCTGAACCCCTTCTATGACATGGCGCCGGTCGCGCTTCGGCTCCCGCTTGTGGTGCTGGCGACCACCGCCGCCATCATCGCGAGCCAGGCGATGATCAGCGGTGTCTTCAGCGTGGCCCGACAGGCGGTGCGCCTCGGGTACCTGCCGCGAATCCAGATCCTGCATATGTCGAGTGAGCAGGAGGGTCAGGTCTACATCCCCTCCATCAACAGCCTGATGGCGGTCGGTTGCGTGGTCACGGTGCTCCTCTTCCAGAGCAGCACCAGTCTGGCGGGCGCGTACGGCATCGCAGTTTCCGCCGACATGTGCATCACGACCATCATGTTCATGGTGGTTGCACGGCGCCTCTGGCGCTGGCGACGCCGCTACATCGCCATCATCGGATCGATCTTCCTTGCGGCTGATCTTCTCTTCCTTGGTGCGAATCTGCTCAAGATTCCCTACGGCGGGTGGTTCGCACTGGCGATCGGTCTCAGTGGCGCGATCGTGATGCTCACCTGGATGCAGGGGTCATCGCTGGTCGCGCGGAAGCTGCTCGACGACACGCGGAACATCCATGTCTTCCTCGCGACGCTTTGGTCACAAGTGGTGCCGCGAGTCCCGGGCACAGCCGTCTTCCTAGCGGGCAACAGGAACACACCCTACTCGCTCGTCGCGTTCGTGGAGCATTCGCATGTGTTGCACCAGCAGGTGATCCTGCTGAGCGTGGTCACGACGAACCTGCCCGTCGTGCCCGAACATCGCAAGGTGCATGTGGAGTGGCTACCCGACGGCTTCTGGCGCGTGACGGTGCAACTCGGGTTCATGGAGTCGCCCGATGTGCCGAAGCTGCTCGAGCGACTCCGTGCGCATGGCATCCAGTGGGACCCTGAGACGACCACCTACTTCGCGCGGCGACTGGTCGTCTTGCCCACGGGCGACACACGCATGGCGCGGTGGCGCAAACGCCTCTTTGCCAGCCTGTCGCGCGGCGCAACCGACTCTATTCGCTTCTTCAATCTGCCGCCGCAACGCGTGGTGGAGTTCGGCACGCAGGTCGAGATCTGA
- the holA gene encoding DNA polymerase III subunit delta — MAKAPSRRSGAGASSARSAGSATPDASMRIVVLHGKEAFLRQERTRQLIAALTEKFGAFDRFDFDGASTPLATVLDELQTFGLISQHKLVVLDGAELFMGSEDRRRAMERYAEHPMAEATLLMRTTGTWRPGNFDKLVEKIGAVIKCEPPKEEEVIIWCMRRAEKAHRAKVDESVARLLVEKTGTDLARLDAELEKLATAAGGGDGATITRELVGQFVGLSREEQAWEIQSVLLEGPPRRVIEKLDDLLGVSRAPEVMIAWSVTDLLRKLHDAAKLREQGESEAEIARSLRLWGPQSNAVLRAARSIGSRRAAELLDTALNTEVRMRSGFSGDDRRTIEGLLVTIGGALR, encoded by the coding sequence ATGGCGAAGGCGCCTTCACGGAGGAGCGGCGCCGGTGCGTCGTCGGCGCGGAGCGCCGGTTCAGCGACGCCCGATGCTTCGATGCGCATCGTGGTTCTCCACGGCAAGGAGGCATTCCTTCGCCAGGAGCGAACCCGACAACTCATTGCGGCGCTCACGGAGAAGTTCGGCGCGTTCGATCGATTCGACTTCGATGGTGCGAGCACGCCGCTCGCGACCGTGCTCGACGAGCTTCAGACCTTCGGCCTGATCAGCCAGCACAAGCTGGTGGTGCTCGACGGGGCCGAGCTCTTCATGGGGTCGGAGGATCGCCGCCGCGCCATGGAGCGATATGCCGAGCACCCCATGGCCGAGGCCACGCTCCTGATGCGGACCACGGGAACATGGAGGCCGGGCAACTTCGACAAGCTGGTCGAGAAGATTGGCGCGGTCATCAAGTGCGAACCTCCCAAGGAAGAGGAGGTGATCATCTGGTGCATGCGCCGCGCGGAGAAGGCGCATCGGGCGAAGGTCGATGAGTCCGTAGCCCGGCTTCTGGTGGAGAAGACGGGCACTGATCTGGCCCGACTCGACGCCGAATTGGAGAAGCTCGCGACCGCGGCGGGGGGCGGCGATGGTGCAACGATCACCAGGGAACTGGTGGGGCAGTTCGTCGGCCTCTCCCGCGAGGAGCAAGCGTGGGAGATTCAATCGGTGCTGCTCGAGGGCCCGCCTCGGCGGGTCATTGAGAAGCTCGATGATCTCCTGGGCGTGAGTCGGGCACCGGAAGTCATGATCGCCTGGAGCGTGACCGACCTGCTTCGCAAGCTGCATGACGCGGCGAAGCTGCGAGAGCAGGGTGAGAGCGAGGCGGAGATTGCGCGCTCCTTGAGGCTCTGGGGACCGCAGTCCAACGCGGTGCTCCGAGCGGCGCGATCGATCGGCAGTCGTCGGGCGGCGGAGCTGCTCGACACGGCGTTGAACACGGAGGTTCGAATGCGAAGCGGATTCTCAGGCGATGATCGCCGGACCATCGAGGGATTGCTCGTCACCATCGGTGGGGCGCTGCGATGA
- the astB gene encoding N-succinylarginine dihydrolase → MPAILRSLRQWLPAHYTPRVPELNLDGIVGPTHNYAGLSLGNVASTLNQGVESHPRKAALQGLEKMAAVAALGIPQGVLPPHERPHVPTLRALGFTGSDADVVERAARDAPTLLACASSASAMWTANAATVTPSGDSGDGRVHFTPANLRSMFHRSIEPPTTTRALRAIFTDPSLFTVHDPLPSTGPFGDEGAANHTRLTPSAIAGGEVNGVHLFVYGAGLDPAAPRPRRFPARQDREASLAVVRRHGIAPDRVLLVQQTPEVIDEGVFHNDVIAVGNGHLLLAHEDAFLGGVDQVESALRERLGTALVVARVSRDELSVAEAVSTYLFNSQLLTCPDGSIVLVAPSECEAHPRARAVIDRLVADSRVPLSRAIFKDVRESMRNGGGPACLRLRVPLTEQELSRVNAGVRFTPEVHARLLEWIERSYPETLTPRELGDPRLLSHGRDALDALTRLLNLGPIYDFQRAG, encoded by the coding sequence ATGCCCGCGATTCTACGCTCACTCCGCCAGTGGCTGCCCGCTCATTACACTCCGCGCGTGCCGGAGTTGAACCTCGACGGAATCGTGGGCCCCACCCACAACTACGCGGGACTGAGTCTCGGCAATGTCGCGAGCACGCTGAACCAGGGCGTCGAGAGCCACCCCCGCAAGGCGGCGCTTCAAGGCCTGGAGAAGATGGCCGCTGTTGCGGCACTCGGAATCCCCCAGGGCGTGCTTCCCCCCCATGAGCGACCCCATGTCCCCACGCTTCGCGCCCTCGGCTTCACAGGAAGCGATGCCGATGTGGTGGAGCGCGCGGCACGAGACGCACCGACCCTCCTGGCGTGCGCCTCGAGCGCCAGCGCCATGTGGACGGCCAATGCGGCGACGGTAACCCCCTCCGGCGACAGCGGCGATGGACGGGTCCACTTCACACCCGCCAATCTCCGATCGATGTTCCATCGGAGCATCGAACCCCCCACGACAACCCGAGCCCTACGAGCCATCTTCACCGACCCAAGTCTCTTCACCGTCCATGATCCTCTGCCATCAACGGGGCCCTTCGGCGATGAAGGTGCCGCCAATCACACGCGCCTGACGCCAAGCGCCATCGCCGGTGGCGAGGTGAACGGCGTCCACCTCTTCGTGTACGGCGCCGGTCTGGACCCCGCGGCGCCGCGCCCGCGCCGCTTTCCCGCGCGGCAGGATCGCGAGGCATCCCTCGCCGTGGTTCGGCGCCACGGTATCGCCCCCGATCGCGTGCTCCTGGTGCAGCAGACACCCGAGGTCATTGACGAAGGCGTGTTTCACAACGATGTGATCGCCGTGGGGAATGGCCACCTGCTTCTTGCTCACGAGGATGCCTTCCTCGGTGGGGTGGATCAGGTCGAGAGCGCGCTGCGCGAGCGCCTCGGAACGGCCCTTGTGGTCGCGCGGGTCTCTCGAGATGAACTCTCGGTGGCCGAGGCGGTTTCCACCTACCTCTTCAACAGCCAGTTGCTCACCTGCCCCGACGGCTCCATCGTGCTCGTCGCACCGAGTGAGTGCGAGGCTCATCCCCGCGCTCGCGCGGTCATCGACCGTCTGGTGGCCGACTCCCGTGTGCCGCTCTCAAGGGCCATCTTCAAGGATGTGCGCGAAAGCATGCGCAACGGAGGTGGACCTGCGTGTCTGCGTCTCCGCGTGCCGCTCACGGAGCAGGAACTGTCGCGCGTGAACGCGGGCGTGCGCTTCACTCCTGAGGTGCACGCCCGCCTTCTCGAATGGATCGAACGCAGCTATCCGGAGACACTCACTCCGCGGGAGCTCGGTGACCCGCGCTTGCTCAGCCATGGCCGCGACGCGCTCGATGCGCTGACGCGCCTGCTCAACCTCGGTCCGATCTACGACTTCCAGCGCGCCGGATGA
- a CDS encoding serine/threonine protein kinase, with product MDAASRPIPPDLHKAGHPSMEAEWDAPFAVPGNLGDEALADAIDRDVADRLIRGLPVSLDRYLPVIGEASRRPLAIDAAIDGALRAEAAAGTPMPRAVERLSANHPELRSTIESTATISMLFGPSGAAHEPLAPVAERSLPSRYGRPMPDGRGRYELVESLGSRKPARVFRAVDHLLSQPGAPMQVVVKILGRASDQAQLDEAIEEARLLRAIRHEAVVALVDSGVSDDAEVYLVTEFVHGASLREHVESTGKPEVLEAIRLVASLAHAVGIAHRAGVVHCDLSPSNLMVGSDGVVRIVDLGSASHAGAAAPFERVLRGTPGFMAPEQADPRREVDPALDVYALGAILFWLLTGVSANGRESSEIDALLRGRSDPAAWRMAVLGAAAVPRSVARLVMRAIDLDPTLRPRDAEAFAEELDQWLTDERRRRLPWRGRFGAWWRQHPRTAIAFTVLATALLTLSLVNTIMAPAPPPTRGAQYTLMAARSDRAIGYAMSRFDRSLRIDRDEARAMLARTPQILGTGRTVGPSLDAWMAGPEGARFASLLAGVQIIAARHGEATQIEPLVLRTTLAALLLSQGRDPAPVMRSGGADLETLLSPGDPLRAIAEAVRRGATARAVAEGMRGGRVRAGLPSPEVALVELDASIREHEAAERDVIVHLLRTQRALLTAAMAERSWRPAVSGEPTEAAAEPPRD from the coding sequence ATGGACGCCGCTTCAAGACCCATCCCCCCCGACCTCCACAAGGCCGGCCACCCGTCGATGGAGGCCGAGTGGGATGCTCCCTTCGCGGTGCCGGGGAACCTCGGCGATGAAGCGCTCGCCGACGCCATTGATCGAGATGTCGCCGATCGTCTGATTCGTGGATTGCCGGTCTCGCTCGATCGCTACCTGCCCGTGATCGGCGAGGCGTCGCGACGGCCACTGGCGATCGACGCGGCGATCGATGGTGCGCTTCGTGCCGAAGCGGCGGCAGGAACACCCATGCCACGGGCGGTGGAGCGCTTGTCGGCCAACCACCCGGAGCTGCGCAGCACGATCGAGTCGACGGCGACGATCAGCATGCTCTTTGGTCCGAGCGGCGCCGCCCACGAGCCGCTCGCTCCTGTCGCTGAGCGCTCGCTGCCGTCGCGCTATGGACGCCCCATGCCCGATGGTCGCGGTCGCTACGAACTGGTGGAGTCACTGGGCTCACGAAAGCCGGCCCGGGTCTTCCGCGCCGTCGATCACCTCCTGAGTCAGCCGGGCGCACCAATGCAGGTGGTCGTCAAGATCCTCGGTCGTGCGAGTGATCAGGCGCAGCTTGATGAAGCTATCGAGGAAGCGCGCCTGCTTCGAGCCATTCGCCATGAGGCGGTCGTCGCGCTCGTCGACAGTGGCGTGAGCGACGATGCCGAGGTCTACCTGGTCACGGAGTTCGTGCATGGCGCATCGCTGCGCGAGCATGTCGAGTCGACGGGCAAGCCCGAGGTGCTTGAAGCGATCCGACTGGTGGCCTCACTTGCACATGCCGTGGGCATTGCACATCGGGCCGGAGTGGTGCATTGCGACCTGAGTCCGTCGAACCTGATGGTGGGAAGTGACGGCGTGGTGCGCATCGTCGACCTCGGTTCGGCGTCCCATGCGGGCGCCGCGGCCCCGTTCGAGCGCGTGCTCCGCGGCACACCTGGCTTCATGGCTCCGGAGCAGGCGGATCCACGGCGAGAAGTCGACCCGGCGCTCGATGTCTATGCGCTCGGAGCAATCCTCTTCTGGCTGCTGACGGGTGTGAGCGCGAACGGTCGCGAAAGCAGCGAGATCGATGCCCTCCTGCGAGGTCGGAGCGATCCTGCCGCCTGGCGCATGGCGGTTCTGGGTGCGGCGGCCGTTCCACGGAGCGTGGCGCGGCTGGTCATGCGGGCGATCGACCTCGACCCGACGCTGCGACCGCGCGATGCGGAAGCGTTCGCGGAGGAGCTCGACCAGTGGCTCACGGACGAACGGCGCCGACGCCTGCCTTGGCGCGGTCGCTTTGGTGCGTGGTGGAGGCAGCATCCACGGACGGCGATTGCCTTCACAGTCCTTGCGACGGCGCTGCTCACGCTCTCGCTGGTCAACACCATCATGGCACCTGCTCCGCCGCCGACGCGCGGGGCGCAGTACACGCTGATGGCGGCGCGCAGTGATCGCGCCATCGGATATGCGATGAGCCGGTTCGACCGCTCACTTCGGATCGATCGAGACGAAGCCCGAGCGATGCTCGCGCGGACGCCGCAGATCCTTGGAACGGGGCGCACCGTGGGGCCATCACTCGATGCGTGGATGGCGGGACCGGAGGGGGCGCGCTTCGCTTCGCTGTTGGCGGGAGTTCAGATCATTGCAGCGCGTCATGGCGAAGCGACGCAGATCGAACCGCTGGTTCTGCGCACCACGCTGGCGGCACTCCTGCTGAGCCAGGGGCGCGACCCCGCTCCTGTCATGCGCAGTGGAGGGGCCGATCTCGAAACACTCCTTTCGCCGGGCGATCCGCTTCGCGCGATCGCCGAGGCAGTGCGTCGCGGTGCGACGGCCCGGGCGGTGGCCGAAGGCATGCGCGGCGGGCGCGTGCGAGCGGGGCTTCCCTCTCCTGAAGTCGCACTGGTCGAGCTCGACGCCTCAATTCGCGAGCACGAGGCCGCTGAGCGGGATGTCATTGTGCATCTTCTTCGGACGCAGCGCGCTCTCCTGACGGCGGCGATGGCGGAGCGCTCATGGCGGCCAGCAGTTTCAGGCGAACCGACTGAAGCCGCTGCCGAGCCGCCCCGGGATTGA
- a CDS encoding FHA domain-containing protein has translation MHHLEVIEGPDAGRRFELPAPEPQLIGRSTEALPFTDPSISRRHAELTPSAGEWWLRDLHSSNGTFVNGSPVLDVVRLRPGDRIRCGDTLMRVMESPAGSRLDTGRIATDAATVAASSAPGPEHPSPPGASALRLAAIGETIATLSHSIKNIMQGLRGGADAVELAIQRGDIERAREGWPVLARNLDRVLALTMNMLAYAKDRPLDIDLDQPNTTVREVAELLGAAARRKRLRLEVNLDPAMPAIPVDSAALHQALVNLATNAIEAAPDRSGEVLIRTRFHPAGPAGPGHCEVTVEDNGPGIPASRRGDLFQPFVSTKGQRGTGLGLAVTLKLAQQHGGSVVHEDRPGGGTRMILNLPAHSDDLDSERTRAPKPLAHGELGISFEE, from the coding sequence TTGCACCACCTTGAAGTCATCGAGGGTCCGGATGCTGGACGCCGCTTCGAGCTCCCGGCACCTGAGCCGCAGCTCATCGGCCGCTCAACCGAGGCGCTGCCATTCACTGACCCCTCGATCTCGCGACGACATGCCGAACTCACGCCCAGCGCGGGCGAGTGGTGGCTGCGGGATCTTCATTCATCCAACGGCACCTTCGTCAACGGCTCTCCCGTGCTTGATGTCGTGCGGCTTCGCCCCGGCGATCGAATCCGCTGCGGCGACACGCTCATGCGGGTGATGGAGTCTCCCGCCGGATCGCGCCTCGACACAGGTCGCATCGCGACGGACGCAGCCACGGTCGCCGCGTCATCGGCTCCAGGTCCAGAGCACCCTTCGCCACCCGGCGCCAGCGCCCTGCGACTGGCTGCGATCGGCGAGACCATCGCGACGCTGAGTCACAGCATCAAGAACATCATGCAGGGGCTGCGCGGCGGTGCGGACGCCGTTGAACTGGCCATCCAGCGCGGCGACATCGAGCGCGCCCGTGAAGGTTGGCCGGTGCTCGCGCGCAACCTCGATCGCGTGCTTGCGCTCACGATGAACATGCTTGCCTATGCGAAGGATCGACCGCTCGACATCGATCTGGACCAGCCGAACACCACCGTGCGCGAAGTCGCCGAACTTCTCGGCGCCGCGGCGCGGCGCAAGCGACTTCGACTCGAAGTCAATCTCGACCCTGCGATGCCGGCGATTCCCGTGGACTCCGCCGCGCTTCACCAGGCCCTCGTCAACCTCGCCACGAACGCCATCGAAGCAGCGCCTGATCGAAGTGGCGAAGTCCTCATCCGCACACGCTTTCATCCCGCAGGACCCGCAGGACCCGGACATTGCGAAGTCACCGTCGAGGACAACGGTCCCGGCATTCCGGCGAGCCGTCGTGGCGATCTCTTTCAGCCCTTCGTCAGCACCAAGGGACAGCGCGGCACGGGGCTCGGTCTCGCGGTCACGCTCAAGTTGGCGCAGCAGCATGGCGGCTCTGTCGTTCATGAGGATCGTCCGGGCGGAGGCACGCGCATGATCCTCAACCTTCCCGCCCATTCGGACGATCTCGACTCCGAGCGCACGCGCGCACCGAAGCCGCTGGCTCACGGAGAACTCGGCATCTCGTTCGAGGAGTGA
- a CDS encoding ATP-dependent Clp protease proteolytic subunit codes for MPTIDDMLALPPLRNAITYQRTREMSIDELLLENRVVFLIGEINYSSAARVMMQMLYLENQKRGQDINFYINTPGGNVDDTLAIYDTMQFISSEVATYCIGRAYSGGALLLAAGHAGKRHILPHAKVMIHQPWGGVGGQTTDIQIQAEQIIKDKRQLNEILARHTGQSVDRIAKDGERDKFFSAEEAKSYGLVDEIASFPDKVLKK; via the coding sequence ATGCCCACCATTGACGACATGCTCGCTCTCCCCCCGCTGCGCAACGCCATCACCTACCAGCGCACCCGGGAAATGAGCATCGACGAGCTCCTGCTCGAGAACCGCGTCGTCTTCCTGATCGGCGAGATCAACTACTCCTCCGCCGCGCGGGTCATGATGCAGATGCTCTACCTCGAGAATCAGAAGCGAGGCCAGGACATCAACTTCTACATCAACACGCCCGGCGGCAATGTCGATGACACGCTGGCCATCTACGACACGATGCAGTTCATCTCGAGCGAGGTCGCGACCTACTGCATTGGTCGCGCCTACTCCGGTGGGGCGCTGCTGCTGGCGGCGGGGCACGCGGGCAAGCGACACATCCTTCCTCACGCGAAGGTGATGATCCACCAGCCGTGGGGCGGTGTCGGCGGTCAGACGACGGATATCCAGATCCAGGCCGAGCAGATCATCAAGGACAAGCGGCAGCTCAACGAGATTCTGGCCCGACACACCGGCCAGAGCGTGGATCGGATCGCCAAGGACGGAGAGCGCGACAAGTTCTTCTCCGCCGAGGAGGCGAAGTCCTACGGGCTGGTCGATGAGATCGCCTCGTTCCCGGACAAGGTCCTCAAGAAGTGA
- a CDS encoding ATP-dependent Clp protease proteolytic subunit, protein MSLIPIVIEKTGRGERAYDIYSRLLTDRIIFVGGPVSDQMANLVIAQLLFLANDDPKAEISLYVNSPGGSVTAGLGIVDTMNFVPCEVATYIIGQAASMGSVIAACGAKGKRYALPNAENLMHQPLIAGVLEGQATDLEIEAKHILRMRATIYELYSKATGQSREKIAEDCERNKWLTSQEMLEYGLIDRVLDRLPPNPAKSARAERTDSDE, encoded by the coding sequence ATGAGCCTCATCCCAATCGTCATCGAGAAGACCGGCCGCGGCGAGCGCGCCTACGACATCTACTCGCGACTCCTCACGGATCGCATCATCTTCGTGGGTGGGCCGGTGAGCGACCAGATGGCGAATCTGGTCATCGCCCAACTCCTCTTCCTGGCGAACGACGATCCGAAGGCTGAGATCAGCCTCTATGTGAACAGCCCCGGCGGCAGCGTGACGGCGGGCTTGGGCATTGTCGACACGATGAACTTCGTGCCCTGCGAGGTCGCGACCTACATCATCGGCCAGGCCGCGAGCATGGGTTCGGTCATTGCCGCCTGCGGCGCAAAGGGCAAGCGCTACGCGCTGCCGAACGCCGAGAATCTCATGCATCAGCCGCTGATCGCCGGCGTGCTCGAAGGGCAGGCGACCGATCTTGAGATCGAGGCCAAGCACATTCTTCGGATGCGCGCGACGATCTACGAGCTCTACTCGAAGGCGACCGGTCAGAGTCGTGAGAAGATCGCCGAGGATTGCGAGCGCAACAAGTGGCTCACCTCGCAGGAGATGCTTGAGTACGGACTCATCGATCGGGTTCTCGACCGTCTCCCGCCGAACCCCGCGAAGAGTGCTCGCGCCGAGCGAACCGACTCGGACGAGTGA
- a CDS encoding dCMP deaminase family protein: protein MAEPRTSSTTSASTSSGATERFPIETDGARRLRWHRRFLELADSIAKWSKDPSRGVGAIIVTPSRQIIATGYNGLPRGVEDRPDRLARPVKYDLIVHAEVNAIVQCARNGISPTGCTLYSTFSPCVHCTLAIIQCGIAAVVTRRLTEMGDEHWMESIAKSRSLLEEAKIPLIEVS from the coding sequence ATGGCTGAGCCCCGCACCTCGTCGACCACCTCCGCCAGCACCTCTTCAGGGGCCACGGAGCGCTTTCCCATCGAGACCGACGGCGCCCGGCGCCTGCGCTGGCATCGGCGCTTCCTCGAGCTCGCCGATTCGATCGCGAAGTGGAGCAAGGATCCATCGCGTGGCGTCGGCGCGATCATCGTGACTCCCTCGCGCCAGATCATCGCGACGGGCTACAACGGGCTGCCGCGCGGCGTCGAGGATCGCCCCGATCGACTGGCCCGGCCCGTCAAGTACGACCTCATCGTGCACGCGGAAGTGAACGCCATTGTGCAGTGCGCACGCAATGGAATCTCCCCTACCGGATGCACGCTCTACTCGACCTTCAGTCCGTGCGTTCACTGCACGCTCGCGATCATCCAATGCGGCATCGCGGCGGTCGTCACGCGGCGCCTCACCGAAATGGGCGATGAACACTGGATGGAGTCGATCGCGAAGAGCCGCTCTCTGCTCGAAGAGGCGAAGATCCCCCTGATCGAGGTGAGTTGA